The DNA segment TGAGTCACCATATCCTTCACGGTTTTCACACATTGTGTTAACCTTTATGACGTGTTTGCATAGGTTCCCTTGCAAAGACCAAGCACAATCGCAGAAGGCAAACTCCGAACCTGGGTTCCACACAACTCGTGCTACGTTGGTATCCCTCTGAGACCGAACCTTTGCAACAACGGTGTTATTACTGTCTAGTATAACAGCAGAGTCTGGAATCTCCGACGCTCTGTGCCATGACGTAGAAGCTATGTATTCTTCTTTGACATTTTGAAAAGAATCGCTTTCATCAGCATACCGATCAAGCCAATAACTCGAGTGGAGTTCTGTTGTCAGCTTGTGTACTAGCCAATCTACTCTCTGAAGAGCATTGAGATGTGTATCGTCAAACAGCTTCACTTTGAGTTTTACATGGTAAGCTTCTATAGCACCACATGCTTCTTGGCTTGCAAGTGGGAGACTTTTTATAGTTGAGAGCCACATTCCTGGCAAAACAATATAATCAAAGAGCACATTAAGCACTAAACCAAGAGTCACATGAATCACTTGTTAGCAGTGATACCAGAAGTTCTAACCTATTTTAGGCAACCAAGTGGATGTGAAGTAGTGCATGAAGGCGGTTTGatcagaaaaatccagagttAACCTTTCTAGAGCCTTGGATGTATCTACTCCATCCCAAATGCTGTACACGACTTCTCCTAAACATTTAAATAACTCTCTTTGGACCTCAATGGTATCGCACTTCTTCACTACATTCCGAAGCCATGATCTACGAATACGCCAGAGAGAGAATAGTATAGGGCAACGAAACGTGTCCctgaaaaggaagaaaaaaaaaaggacagaAATGAGTAACAACACAACACTCCTGATCCTATTTTAGAACTTTACACAGAGTTGAAGCATACCTTATGGGATCAATCTCCATTGCAGCATCGTCAATGATGAAGCCATTGATCCTAAAGCCAGGCTCAACACTCTGTGCGCGTTGGAGCAGTATTTTCATCCACTTCTCGACATCAGATTTCAAATTGCTACGAGAGATAATCCAAGCAACGGGTAGAGCATGATGTCTTGAATCAAATACAAGAAGCGTGCATAGAGGATACTGCCAATAGTGTTGAAGAGATCAGTACTAAAAGCACATTAAAcataagaaagaaaacaaagatcATCAATGTTGTTACCTTAAGTCTCTTTATCCCGAAAGTCGAATCAGCAGCAACTAAACTACAATGACCGAAGCGCACGAACTGCTGCAACTGCCACTCAGTTTGAATCCCAAGCATGAACTGATCAGTCTCGGAAGACTCCTGATAAGAGAAGATTGATTTCTTGTTCCTCTCAGCCCAAATCTTGATACTAGCTTGATCatccaagtccagctcatgagTAGACCGTTTGATAATCATCCCGAGCTTATGAACATACTGAGAGGCAAGAGTGTCAACCGTGGCATCAGAGCCACAATACCTCTGAATCCCTTCGATATGTTTCTCCAAAACATTCTCTTCAGGGATGCCAAGGTAGATCATGGACATAGTCTGCTGCTGAATCTCGTTGCATATGTAAGGAATCTTCTTAGCACCAGGGCCAATGGCGTCTCTATCGAGAGGTCCGTGACAGACAAAGCCAGCCTTGTTCACATGCCGTCTCTCGTTGTAAACGAGAAGCGCAAGGGAAGGACGAGCGTAGAGACGCTTCACCACGAAATGACACGTGCATCCTCTCATGGACTGAGGTCTCGCGGCTCGGTTCCTAGTGTTGAGACGGTACTTTCTACTGGGCAACACGCCGCCTCCTTCTCCGTAGTTCTCAGGGCCGAAAGAGCACCAATACCTTTATAACaaacaagtttaaaaaaaaaaaaacaattcgaaAGAGGAAATGgagattaagagagagagacatacAGTCTGTATTCGAGATACTCATCGGGCTTGTACTCCCTGAGGCTGCCTCGAGAGCGTTTCCTTCCTCTTTCGATGTGGAATCGAGTTGGGCACTCTGGGTTTGAGCATTCTCCGATGATGAACTCTTCGACCCTCGCGTAAGGGATGAGTGCTACCTCGTCGTGATGCTCCGTTGTGCCGAACTTGGTCCACGTCAAATCGGAATACGAAAAGTCTTCTGCTTGTGGGTTTTGTACTGGAATCTCTTCTAGAGACTCGATAATCTCCATTTTCGTCTTTGGTTTTGAGGAAACAGTGGCTCtgaaaattagggtttatgtGAGGGGTGAGTGATTTGGGAAGAAGATGGATGCAACAGAAACGGACAAACGGTAGAATACTGGAAAGCAAGAGGACAAAGTTTAATAACAAAAAGGGTCTTtcacttattattttcttttaaaatcacCCTTTTGTTTCTATTTGTTAAATTTTGCCCGCGCCATAGTATAAGAgaatcttttctttcttttttaatgccgagtattattatttatcctactatataaaagaactAAATTCAAGACTTTTGAAACTATCCACCTcaaccaaaatattctcatccaaaaagaattagaaataaatgtcatttagaagataattaactaacatacaacttttgatatttctagaaatttcaaatttgtaactactaatttattaatagaatcatatatctatattgaattatgttctatttttaatcgttagacttcaaggataaataaattattaatttataatatatagtttataactttatattgtagttataaataaagagaaaataaccgggaatgatgaagaagctcatgtaaaattatgtaattaaaatggtaaaatggtgagtatgatgaggtgaatctaagaaaatttgttgtacaaattatggtgttttcttcgtccactataatgatttaaaataaaatatatattcacataaataagtcaatatttgttgttttttttgtaagatattaagattatcattttctgaaaggttacactgttgtttttaaacaacttattacatcaaggaaacaaaaacaaccaacaacaactcaaggtaaaaaaagccttaaggaaatcttatacaagaaagataaaaaaaagtagagaagaggagaaagaagaatttaccaggtaagagaggagacggtcacgcatcatacggtcgagagagacaaggatgactgatgaaggtgaggagacagctgtgaacacacgagcattacgctctttccacaacAGGTAGATgtctgactgaaagtagagcttgatgactggagtagcatgtgcatctgcgttgacgcgaggttgattgatctagGCTGCAatagagtgtagatcagccggaggagaaatccaaacttcagcagcaaaaggctcccatatcaagcgagagaaagagcactcaaagaagagatgatggtgagtctttatttccagattacaaagaaCGCACGTTCCGgagacatttaacccccaacgcctcaagcgatccttggttggcagtcttctccgcaaagccagccatgatataaacgcattacgtggaatatgttccttgaaccaaatagtcttgtgccaatatttattgttgatagtgtttatattattttctgacattagtatctatattttttggtaaactgatccaaagagattagtttgtggagctaaccaaacgaggattatagtgtttactttggaaaaagtaatagatGACATGCGTGtcttttcacatggaaatctgcacatatattaaaattgtaagttttgaatcatagagaaaatatagtgtatatgactgaagttggtccattctgaaactaaagatggctaaaattcttctttgtcaaaatgcatagatgtgaatcttatatgaatagagttctccattgcttatagcagtgtaataaacttcgtgtgtaaaagagaaaaaatgttatataagtgaaagcaaaaattatgattttttttttgtgcctataggctcttcgcaatttgaagaagaaagaacatattgtgtgaaaatctttggctcggtcaaattttatccagttgtttataaaactgttgttatctgattcatgtaatttttcagtgttgatttaaaagcccaaaaaactcATCTTAgtgactttttaatattttttctgtgatttgaatttaaaaagaaataaaactttcgataagttatgtaaactcagaacaagtatttagctttagaaaacatttacatgtttcaaacttataatatatacatatataatgtttaaaattatgcatataaaacctgtgtaaaatgtgtctgaatatgtttctcttctttaatgtgttaatcgtactatatataacattattttaaaatttcaaaaagtttatgtcactgtcacatacaaaaaaccatcaataagaATATAATTCTCTATCTAcgacaagaaaaataaaaaattataaacatataaatttaaattaagaaaaactaacattggaaaaacaagaagttaatataaaagaaaaaaaccgacaaataatattataaataaaataaatttataagacacaatccgcacgaagcgcggaaaaaatctctaattCCCATAATAAGTAGTTTGTTGGATCCAATTAACAACATGCAAAGAAAcacataaaagtaaaaataaaaatgtcaatAGGCACCCTAAAAGCTTTAAAATAAGCTTTAGCTGTAAATGGATAAGCTCGACATTACAAGATGTCATCGGGATGCTACTACACTTGCAGCAGTGAGTGAACATTATCAAATCTCCATATCTCAATTTTAAAGAGCAAAGTGTTGATTGTTGTGGAAATCGAAGAGAACATAAACTTTGATGCCTCAAAAACTTAAAGAAACTCACAACACCAAAGTTACAAGAAAACAATGCAAATGGCATAAAGAAGTGAAACAATCCATGTATACCGGTAGGGACTATGAGAATGTATCAATAACTAACCAAGTTATTGTAAGCCATATAGCATGTGTCCAATAAGCTTTGAAGAAAGATCAATTTTAAACACTAACATAACATAGCTTCCAGTTTCACTGTAAAGAAAAAGAAcgaaaagaaaaatttattaaCCCATGATTCCTCCGGTTATCTAGTAAATTGTTTGTTCAATGTCCGAATCAGGTTTCAAAACATTGTTTTAGAGCTTATCATATTACTTTATGTCAGATTTGTGTCAGTCTATATTGTTTAGGTGATTAGATGTAGTTAGGGCTggtcaatatggtaaaaccgaaccgtaccgaaccgaaccgaaccgaaatagacaatatggtttggttttggtatataccatataaaccgaatggatataattttataaaaaccgtaggatttggatatggtttggtatatagccgattaaaccgaataaatcGAACAAacccgattaaaagtagaaacatgtaaatatgtatctattttataacaatacatgaaaatctatttgttacataagttaaatttgtgttaataactattaccataattttatagtaataaaaaaccttaatttgtaaaacgcttgaactataactaaataacaatacatcgcaattcatacatcttattttctaagtcttttttgatctttttgatttattttagtcttcactaaattaatatgaagattataaatttgatggacaataattaatggaaaattttcaattgaaaaagtataactttaatgaacactaaatatggaagagtgaaaaaacttttctttcatgtttctattttgtttcatatttttattttcaaaatttcaagctttgattttagttatagatttgattatttatttgatggtagaggcatttttatttttttgttcatttatttgaacatgtaatatatttttaataaatgactgtattgacaatatgactctaaaattcatataatatgatctcaaacaaaataattatgttttttggtataaaaccgaataaaccgaaaaccgacggtatataaaccgaaccgaaccgaagtaaatatggatttagaatggtagttatattttactaaccgaaataccgaaaaccgaaaaaaaccgaaccgaaaccgaaccgatatccggattgaacacccctagatGTAGTTATAGAGTAATAATCTATAACTGaccaataaaaacaattttccatctatttcacaaaaatatcatttaaatattatcattttacataaaaatgtcattttaaaattttaagataatttataattattttaaatttaatattaattgaataaatataaataataaaacataaatatatttcaatcatttttttatttttctatggaacatatattttaaatccaAAGAAGTATTAAtttctactaataaaagggagcttttgaggctccatagagcgtccacatcagcaaaaaaaaattacttccgaaagatgacacgtggcataaaatatagttttactaattttcaaaaattataaatgatatctaaacatacaacataaaaaaaggaaaaactacattaaacatatgtaagattaccatttttcacttaaaaaaaaacggcctatctccataatgtaacattaccgttttataaaaaaaaacaaaaaaacattatatataatttcgaaaataataaatatatgtaaacatacaacataaaaaatagaaatactacattaaacatatgtaagattaccattttacatttttatttttaaaaaataatatgtaaacatacaacataaaaaatagaaaaactacattaaacatatgtaagattacaatttttcactaaaaaaaagacggcttatctccataatgtaacattactattttgcaaaaaaaaattatatataattttgaaaataataaataatatgtatacatacaactttgaggctccatagagcgtccacatcagcaaaaaaaaattacttccgaaagatgacacgtggcataaaatatagttttactaattttcaaaaattataaatgatatctaaacatacaacataaaaaaaggaaaaactacattaaacatatgtaagattaccatttttcacgtAAAAAAACGGcctatctccataatgtaacattaccgttttataaaaaaaaaacaaaaaaacattatatataatttcgaaaataataaatatatgtaaacatacaacataaaaaatagaaatactacattaaacatatgtaagattaccattttacatttttatttttaaaaaataatatgtaaacatacaacataaaaaatagaaaaactacattaaacatatgtaagattacaatttttcactaaaaaaagacggcttatctccataatgtaacattactattttgtaaaaaaacattatatataattttgaaaataataaataatatgtatacatacaacataaaaaatggaaatactaaattaaacatatgtaagattaccattttacatttaaaaataacaataatatgtaaacatacaacataaaaaaatggaaatctacattaaacatatgtaagattattatttttcactaaaaaaacggcttatctccataatgtaacattaccattttataaaaaaaagaaaaaaaaacataaatataactatttgactatttgtccaaattcttctattaaacattgtcgttttacattaaaaatggaaaaatacattaaaacttaaacatctatcttaaaatatagatattaactaagtATAAAGattaagaaagagaaatactcaatatatagaaaaataaataataactatatattataaatatataaatatacgaattatatatacaataataagtaaatgcacaatttaaaaaaaaatggaaagaatacattaaatattaaacatctatcttaaaatgtaaaatatagatattaagtaaatagaaagtataagaaaaaaaaatacacaacttaaaaacaatggaaaatatatattaagatttaaacatctatcttaaaatgtaaaatatagatattacgcaaatagaaagtataagaaaaggaaatacacaatttaaaaaaatggaaaaagtacattagtatttaaatatctatcttaaaatgtaaatctatcttaaaatataaaattattagtaaaaagaaagtataagaaatagaaatacacaatataaataaaaataattaataagtaaatatataatataggtaaatacccaatttaaaaaatggaaaattacattaagatttaaaaatatatcttaaaatttaaaatatagatattacgtaaatagaaagtataacaaatagaaatatacaatttaaaaaaatgaaaaacgtaaattaacatttaaacatctatcttaaaatgtaaaatagagatattaagtaaataaaaagtacaggaaatagaaatacatatacaggaaaataaataataagtaaataatgtaaatatataatatatgaattatatatataataacaagtAAATACaccattttttaagaaaatggaaaaagttcattaaacattaaacatctatcttaaaatgtaaaatatataatataagtaaatacacaattaaaaaaaaatggaaaaagtacattaagatttaaatatctattttaaaatataaaatatagatattacgtaagtaaaaatataagaaatggaaataaacattttaaaaaatgaaaagagtacattaagatttaaacatctatcttaaaatgtacatctatcttaaaatggtagtaaattatataaaaatggaaataccacattaaacaaaaaaaatgtatagttttacatcaagaaagttcCTATAAAACTGATTAtcccatcaacatcaacctcacacaatcaaggaaaacttcaaagcactcgagcaaaaaaatggttccaccatcaattCTTGcggtcccaaaaacctttaatggccttgaaggagattttttataacaacgaactttttgttagttggattcattgttggaaaacccgcaacttccaaaagccaaacttattaatgggaattgaattgcttttcatagacacaaaagtattcttacaaatttaaattaatctaatccataattttattgttaatattcatactaactctttcatgatcaaaccattacagttaataaccattcaagcgtttatcccgaaacacttccttcctcgccgaatcaggtattggttcatgttggtttagtattattttttgtttattaaccggtttaggatggtccttttgtaaatataatttaatttgatttagcatatattatgcttaaaataacttaaattaaataatagtaatattatgcttaaaatataatttttgagagttttcaaatatagtttacagaacattataggtgatgaatttaatttattaaattcgtttattacttaaaactaagtttttttttaaacatactgagttataaatatcaatgatggattggtaagtataacatgaagacaaaaatataaatatttgattttcaagataagaaattcagcttttattcaattactctatatataatatcttaatttttttaaaaaaatatacataatttatatatatagattaatcttccaaacttaaactattatattatatatgaataatgtttttaaataaaaataatttctgattaaaataaataaataaaaacaacaaatggttattttcaaataatggatgtaatttacattatactatcatttaacaagtattagatacgttttgatatatcattattttctatttccagaaaacaataatgttaaacatcaatatcatctaggttaagtatacgaacatcacaattcaaacatcacaaaaaattttacataaacattataatacaatattttaatcaaaaaatacaattcaaaaaaaaatattcaaagaatagttatatacttaatatttgaaaatcaaagatatttttgctaaaactatacttacctggccaaggagatcaaccatctttttacggatcgatcgattgttgagcatgtggtggatccgaaaatactctggagtttaattaaatatctaaaacatttattccaacactcaacaaatagttttgctaaatatgataactagatagccaacaaaattacaaaaaaatatttaaatagtaaaaaatatgttaatttaacgtgttaaaatttaaaaataaatttaaagtatGGCATGcattcttaacatttatataaatatatttcatagcctaaatataaataatttaacaacttaaattagaaaaaagtaaattacgcccgggttaatccctagttgTTCATTGGAAACTTGAATATGCAGAGGTGATATGACAGAAATTTCAATCTGACGAGTGGAGATTTATTCTCTTTTCCAGATTTCTCTCTTTAttaccttttcttcttcttttatgaTCAACAGTAGGACGGTGAGAAAAGACACATAACCTCCACTTCCCATTTAAGAAAGACACTTAACCCTAAATCTTCTTCTCATCTACTCTCTCTCTTGAGCTGGTTTAAACTTTGGAGATCCCTTGGGCGGTTTCTGAAACTTTGAAGATCTCTAGTACATACTTTGTGAGTCGTCTGTTTTGGGTTTCCTTCAAGTATTCTTATTGTctttaatttcaattttttttttacctgtgTTCCGATTTTCTATTTATGTGTTCTTTCAATAGTGGTTTGGAGGACTAGTAATCAATTGTTACCTGTAAAGTCCcagtataaaatataaatcatgttTTGCTCTGggttatatgttttgttttctttggaaGTTGATGCAAAATTGATCTATGACAGGTTAGGCTAGAATATTTGTATGTCTTTTTACTTTCATAGTTTTGAGATGTATTTCTTTGTCAGATTTGTGATATGTTATTTGAAACCTTGTTTGTTTCTGGCAATTGTTGGGTGTCTACAATTGAAGTTTGTGAGAAAATTTCCTTTTGCTAGAAAAGGTGTATCCAAATGGAGGATAAAAAGCAGACGAGTTTCACGTTTGAGATAGATAACTTTTCAGAGAAGGAAGCTGGGAGACGGTCACCTCAATTCTTGGCAGGCGGCTGCGAATGGTAAAATAGTGTTTTAGTTTTTGATCTAATCCTTTAGGTTGACTCAGTAAGTTGTCTATGTTATTATGTTTATAACAAAAACATTTAgtctgttttcttttgttttcaggTATATTCAAGTTTATTCCAATGGAGAGCTTGTTGATGATCACTTGTCTATGTACTTAGGTGTAGCGAATCCTGAATCATTGAGACTTGGATGGAAAAGACGAGCTAGTTTTTCCTTCCTTCTGCTGAATCAATCAGGCAAAGAGCTCTATAGAACAAAAGGTATTTTTAACTTGGCAGACATAAAGTGTGTGTATGTGTTTTTTACTTTTGATCTAATCCTCTAGTTTGAGTCAGTAAGTTGTCTATGTTATTATGTTTATAACTAAATCATTTAACTAGTTTGAATTTTTAACTTGTCAGACACGTAAAGTgtgtatatatgttatttatatTAGCCTTTGTATCTTTCTTGCAGAACTGTGCGCATTGTTCTGCGATCAGTTAACCACAGCATGGGGTCGGTCAAAGGCCTTGCCTCTTAAAAAGCTTCAAGAAAAAGGGTTTCTGGAGAATAAAAAACTGATCGTTAAAGTGGAAGTAAAAGTAATCGAAGTCGTTGATGAAGCAGAAGAAGTAACAAGGAAGAAGATGCTAGATGTGCAAGGTTTCAAAGTTCTTCattctcaggtatgattgcaagAATATGCCtcttgttgtcttcgttttttTTTCGATTCCCATTCATTGTTAACATAATGTCACTTTTCTCATGTTGACAGGCTGTTCTAGTAAGTAGGCTTTTCGAGAAGCATCCGGACATTGCGGTAAATTTCAAACCAAAGAACCAACAAGTGAAGACAACATACATGATATTCCTCCTACATCTCATCGAGACATTGAAAAAACGTCCACATAGCATCTCTGAGACTGAGATATGGATCGCTGGCAACGAGTTGATCGTGCTTACAGAAGCAGGCTTCGAGCTAGATTGGTTGAAGACAAAGCTTCATAACATTTCATTTAAGAGGATGTTATCATATGATAATGTTTCTAGAGTCCAAGAATTCGAAAATCAAGTCAAGAATCTCAAAGCTGAAGTTTCATTGGAGAGGAAGACGACAACATATGATAATTGTTCAAGAGTCCAAAAACTCGAAAAACAAGTCAAGAATCTCACAGCTGAACTGAACATCGAGAAGGAAAAATCTGCCACTTATGCTACTAAAGTGTATGCCTTAGAAAAGACCGTGTCGGATATCATTGAGTTGAGTTCAACAAGAAGTGGAACTCAGAGCAGGTCTGATCTTGGGGATTTCAAAACTAGCACTATATATGTTTCTGGTACTCATGAGTCTCGTCAATGAAGGGAAAGTCAGTAACAAAATGTTTATGATATTTTATGAAGATAATTATTCTTCTAAGGCATGAGTCTCGGCAATGAAGTCTTCTTACTAAAGCTTCTGGATATTTGTTTTGAGTCAAATCGATAGCTTTTGAAGCGGTGACCGTTTCGCTTCTTTTTCAGGTCAGCTCTATGAACTGTGTGGGCTACTATGCTTGTTTTCATTTAAATACAAAGTATTCGTATAATTATTGAATTGACTCATGTGGGAGAATAGTAATACAACTTCTATCTTAACTATAAACCAAATGTCAAGGAAACTCCATAGTTAtagttcatttattttttcatttgctATGGAagcaatattatatttttggaataatttaatatgttttagcTATGTTTAAACTTAATATATTTAAGCCTAACCATGTTTGGTCCAAAGAtacaattttctaaaataaatattgtatcttttgaaatatgtttttttgtaaaaatagatAAGTTTTGGTAATATGAAGCACATATAATTTTGCAAAAAAAGTTTATTtgtagattttaaaatattataaatgctaaaatataaagaaaacatTATTTACATATCATCATTTATATTCTGGTATTTTATGTCTTAAGTATACTATCttgtatatactatatttttataataaaaatcaaaaacagtATATAGAACAatttaatcataaaatataagtatatGAATGAAATATCTTCTTTCAATTTTACCACATATAGATAAATTTATCTttagaaaaattgaaaatatatatataaaatattaatataataaatgaatattttaatttatttttattaaaataaattattgtgtaagtttataataaattttatctaagatttaaattattttgcttAGAATTTTTAATTATCGTAATTACAGTAtgcttattttttatatttaaatttctataatttaattttgtgtcATAATTATAATTATGTTAAATCATGTCATAATTAGATAAAATCAtgtcattatttttaataaagtcATATCATCATTTTTTTAGAATGATTATGGTGCAGACATCTAAAACAAAGAAGATGGTAaaatagtaaaagaaaaaaatcaaagtttcaaaaaaaaaatagtaaaaaaaaaactattacttAAAAGACTACAGAAATATAAAGAACTCCGTCAAGTATCCGTTGCACAAGTAAAAGTAAATCTGTCAATACCAACGAAATAAAGAACGTCTATATAAGTAACTTCTTTACCAAGAAACTCAGTCTTCTTAGGTCCTCCTTCTCATTTGTTTATTGCGTTTCTTGTTTCTCTCACTTCACCGTCATCACTTTCTacaattcttcttcttcttctacttcgaGAATCTGAGTTTCACTACATATCTGCAGAAGAGAAGAATCATGACGATGATTTATCCACCAGAGGATGAAATCGTCGGTTATTATCTGAAGATG comes from the Brassica rapa cultivar Chiifu-401-42 chromosome A01, CAAS_Brap_v3.01, whole genome shotgun sequence genome and includes:
- the LOC103829887 gene encoding uncharacterized protein LOC103829887; protein product: MEIIESLEEIPVQNPQAEDFSYSDLTWTKFGTTEHHDEVALIPYARVEEFIIGECSNPECPTRFHIERGRKRSRGSLREYKPDEYLEYRLYWCSFGPENYGEGGGVLPSRKYRLNTRNRAARPQSMRGCTCHFVVKRLYARPSLALLVYNERRHVNKAGFVCHGPLDRDAIGPGAKKIPYICNEIQQQTMSMIYLGIPEENVLEKHIEGIQRYCGSDATVDTLASQYVHKLGMIIKRSTHELDLDDQASIKIWAERNKKSIFSYQESSETDQFMLGIQTEWQLQQFVRFGHCSLVAADSTFGIKRLKYPLCTLLVFDSRHHALPVAWIISRSNLKSDVEKWMKILLQRAQSVEPGFRINGFIIDDAAMEIDPIRDTFRCPILFSLWRIRRSWLRNVVKKCDTIEVQRELFKCLGEVVYSIWDGVDTSKALERLTLDFSDQTAFMHYFTSTWLPKIGMWLSTIKSLPLASQEACGAIEAYHVKLKVKLFDDTHLNALQRVDWLVHKLTTELHSSYWLDRYADESDSFQNVKEEYIASTSWHRASEIPDSAVILDSNNTVVAKVRSQRDTNVARVVWNPGSEFAFCDCAWSLQGNLCKHVIKVNTMCENREGYGDSMSLRSFKEKLTSVKMKPMDDSIALDISMALTLQMFDQIKQLVKLSGTDDISNIVNDLPVKWGCKKGRTTVGIPASIAAFTKKRSQKRKR
- the LOC103829896 gene encoding MATH domain and coiled-coil domain-containing protein At2g42470-like — protein: MEDKKQTSFTFEIDNFSEKEAGRRSPQFLAGGCEWYIQVYSNGELVDDHLSMYLGVANPESLRLGWKRRASFSFLLLNQSGKELYRTKELCALFCDQLTTAWGRSKALPLKKLQEKGFLENKKLIVKVEVKVIEVVDEAEEVTRKKMLDVQGFKVLHSQAVLVSRLFEKHPDIAVNFKPKNQQVKTTYMIFLLHLIETLKKRPHSISETEIWIAGNELIVLTEAGFELDWLKTKLHNISFKRMLSYDNVSRVQEFENQVKNLKAEVSLERKTTTYDNCSRVQKLEKQVKNLTAELNIEKEKSATYATKVYALEKTVSDIIELSSTRSGTQSRSDLGDFKTSTIYVSGTHESRQ